The Anabas testudineus chromosome 1, fAnaTes1.2, whole genome shotgun sequence genomic sequence CTTTGATTCTTGGCTAAAACATTTGTGCGATTcccaaattatttaaaatacaaacctGCATTTAGATTAATACGGTAATTCATATTACTACAAGCTGTGGTTGTAGTTTGGTACAGTCCAAAATGacctcttctctctttatttaCTGACGGTTCATGAACCAGTTACAGGTGTtttactgccacctgctggtctgGAGAGCGAACACAGACCAGCACAGaccatgtatatatatatatatatatatatatatatatatatatatatatatatatatatatatatatatatatatatatatatatatatatatatatatatatatatatatatatatatatatatatatatatatgacagCTGACAAGAAAagttctttttcatttccaagatgacatttttattcaaaatgtatttccatttacagacacagcacagaaaatgaaacagtcTATTTTTCACAAGCACAAGTCAATAAAATTCAAAGTGTAACCTCCCTCTTTCCAAAACCTTAGCACCTCACATTACTGTCTCAAATAACGTGATTCAAAATGAATAGATGCCAAAGACAACGTGTATCATAGTATCTTCTTCTCGCTTGCTTCCAGTTTTTCCTCAGACATTCATGGACAACATCAAGAACTGTGAggtaaagagaaaataaagtgcATTAAAGTCAAAATCAAGTCTCAAAACCTAAAGCGGTCAATTCAATTATGTAGTAAGACACAAAATATGATCATAGTACCTGGGTAAATTTTACCTACTcagacacagtaaaacaatgatgtgaatgtgatttTACCTGCATGATGTTCATCTTCACTCTCCCCCTCTTGAACTTATCCAGTGCCTGGAAAGCCCCTGGTagagaaaaacaactttattcaGTATAAAATGCACTGTACATATTAAGTTGTTGTGTCAAATGGGCTGAGATTGTTTAAGTCAAGTGAAATAATTCAGTTCTTAGGAATTGTTGCAAAGGCAAAAGTAACAGAGGAAGAACTTCCAGTGGTCAGGGACGATCAGGCTCCAGTCTGACCCCCTTTGTGGCTAAACCTCGAAGTTGTCGTGATTAAATATTGCACGTGGTGTAAACGatcttagtttagtttattttcattagttTAATGTTTATTGAACAAGTTAAGTTGTTTAAACTCACAAATCTTTGTCCACGTCGTTTGAAATCTGCTGTGTAAACATCCTGTTTGGtcctgatttattttattttatttctttatttattagaaaCTCTAATTTAAGCATTCATACAATGTTCTAAGAAAAGCTAAGAAATGTTTTCCTTAAGCTGCAAAAGTAACTCGCTCTTAAACAATGTATGCTGGGAAGTCTATTAACAatggcatttttaaaaaattgtattatcttaatttaatgtgaactttttattcattcaacTCCTCACGTTAACAAGACAGACTTtgacaataaaaaatagaaatcttAAGTTAAATTagcttgaaaatataaaacgtAGATACTACATTGCGTTCATTTTTTTAATAGCTCATTCCACAAAAATCCTGATGAGAATTTACAGCTTTTTATGGCTGATTTTACTAAAGGTGAAGGTTTAAAATGATCATgtagattttattgttttacgTACTGAACATGTTCTCCAGACGGACGATGCAGGTGAGGTAGTCATCAAAGTCAATTTCATAGTCTTCGTCAGCAAACCTCAAGCCGATCAGCTGCAGGAGCTGGTTGTTCAGACGCATACCTTCATgggaacaaaacaaatgtcaagATTTACGCCTAGTAAACGGCAGCATTTATTACTGCTTTTActactaataatagaaataataagtAGAGGCTTGAAAACCTGATCTCCgagaaattactttaaaaaaaatctagatttatttatttatttattttattcacaaatgaCCAGAGTGTATATAGAGAAGAAGAATTTGttggaaacacattttccatTGGTACTGTAAACTCCATCTAAAAAAGACTGTGAGATGTTCAAAAGCTCCAGAAAAATCTACTAAGtacattttcttaaatgtaTTGTACTGCAGAGTGAAACCACGTTTTGTTAAATGTATATGTTTAATTGCATCTATTGATACATGATCATTGTGTGAATACACATGTAAATTGTCTTATGAGAAATGTTAACTGACAATATTTAGGTaaaaaagctgtgaaaataaaGCCTGATAATAGTCGACTCTCACCTGCAGCATTAAGAGCGCTGCGGAGTTCGTATGACGACATCTTTCCCGACCGGTCGGTGTCAAAGGCCAAGAAGAGCATCTGTAACAACACAAGTTCATCTTTAACAACCTGAACCACAAACCAGGATCCAGACTTCCAACGCTTCGTCCAacatttccactttttaaaCCAACACGTACAATCCACTTCTTCATTTTTTCCCAGAAGACCTTAAACTCTTGGAACTCAAGCATCCCGGTGTTGTCCACCTGGTTTCCTGCGTCAAGGAAAAAgcttaactttttttctttaacaaattGTTAAGTTTGAATTGTGTTTTACTCAATAAAATACTCAGAAGAAGTGGTGCAGTAATCATATGTGTGATTAAGGATACATCCATCAGGTTGATGATACTGTGACAGGTGCTGAGACTCAGGCCGTCAAATTTAATCTCCTTCCctgaagagaaaatatttaaacagtaaaacatcatttaaaaaaattaaaaccacCTGTTGGATTTAAGTGTCTGATCGGTGcagaatttaaattaatacCTGTTCTGAGAAGCCTACAATCagttattcaattcaattttatttgtagagcgctttttacaattgacattgtcacaaagcagctttacacaaccaaagaacagtacatgaacagtgaatgtgtaagaatcataataatcagattgtccctgatgagcaagccgagggcgacagtggcaagaaaaactccctgagaaggaaacaggaagaaacctggagaggaaccagactcaacagggaacccatcctcatatgggtgattacatgctgtgtaggcagcagtccagtataacagttaatgtctttaagttaatgttaTGTAATGTTAATTTAGTTATCAAGTGTATGAACAgacatttatactgtatgtttctgtctcttctatataacaataaatccaaataaTATAATCAAGTAAGCACGACGTGAACATGaataagcagcagaaaatgaattaaacaaaacaaaatgaaaatgtaaaccTTATTAAAGCAGGTAAAGGCACCTAATTATTAAGAAAACTAAAGTCAGTGCTTTGTGAGACTTGCAGATGTCCTGCTGTGCATCCATTTATAGTGGCTTCACAAAGTTATCAGAGCTCTTTACTGTGTTCTGAAcattaaatgagaaaaatatgatCAATACAAATGCAATAATTAATCataactgtacatttatttaaactgaattCACAGTTAATGGGGGAGGGGTCTGAGGACTTTCTAAAGCAGCATCTGTAAAACAGATGTTACAGCACCCAAActcaaaacaactaaaacttAAGGCCAGAAACTTTTTCCATTGACTTACGTCTGCTGAGGACGCcgttcagcagctgctggagctcTCTGACAGAAATGGCCTGGTCCTGCAGATGTGTCAgggttaaaaagaaaactttgaCTTCAGTTTAATAGTGAGAAATTAAACAGTGAGACCAGTGCTCTTAATACATGACACTGaaggtgaagctgctgtttccttACATCACCGGCCAGCTGCTCAAACAGCTTCCTCAGACCCTTCTCCTCGTTCGTTTCCGCCTGTGGGGGGTTCGGAATGGGCGgctggaaaaaacaacacagcgtCAGTAAGAACAGACTTCAACTGGTTAACTGGCTGAATGTGCAActgattattcatttatgtctGGTTATCTACTCACAGCTGGGAGGTCAGCTACAACGTTGCTCCCCATCTCCCTGCAAAACCACAAGTTgtcatgaaatttaaaaaagaacttTGTTGTTTcgttgtttttcatttttaatgattaacctgtgttaacccctgatttttctttttcagcctgtagagatttatttctttttttatttatttattatctcatATTACTTCTTgattcatgtgtatgtgtgagtttgaTTCACTAAACAACCACTGTTCCATGAACCCAGACGTGAACACTCACAGAGCTTCTGCCTTTTTCTCAGAGAAGATGCGGACGAGGAAGTCGGCCTCCTGGTGAGGCTGGAAGGTGGTGGGAACCAGCAGGTACTTCCCAGGAGGCAGAGTGAAGCGCTCGGACACTTCTCGCATGTTGATGTAGGTTCTGCTGCGAGCCTTAGACGGATGGTAGCGGAAGAAATCCTTCCCCACCTGGTCCTCGTCATCTGGAGCCTAAACAGACAGAAGTAGAGcacaacaaatcaaatcagGTGGTTCTAATTTAAAAAGgtatgaaatattaataaaaaaaatacaattagtaAAAGTAAGGTATTGTGTTAGAAgcaaataaaactgacagaTGCAGGTTTTCAGGACATTTTAACAGTGGACACATGATTGATCTCAGTGATCATTTAGTTGAAGTTTTTTATCATATCtaattatgtattatttaaatGCCCCAATGTTTACTTGTCATTGCTCCTCAACTTCATGTACTGGAGAAGATCAACTGCTGAATTAACAGCGAATCTCAGTTGATACATTATTACAATAAATCAAGGGCATTTAAATGAAGGAACTATAGCTACAGAGTCCAAGCAAATAGAAAATCCTTTAGATTTTGATTAAATTGTTTACAGCTGGTTCAAACTGTTGTTGTAAATGCCTTTGGAAAAGTTGACTACTCACTTACGTCCTTAAACATAATTATTAACTATATTCAAAGTGCCATATCCGGTTCTATGCTGATGATACCATGTTGTATGTCATGGTTGATCTCTAAGAGACTTCTGTAGGTAAAGGGCAACTTAAACAGTTATAAAGGTTATAATTATACTGTTTAATCAGCAGaatatctgtattttttatagttATGATATAATTGttgtaataatatataattcataATCACTGTAGCAGGATTTGTTCACTATTTTCTCACCACACTCGCTCACTACAGACAGTTTATGGCTACTTCTAATTGAGAATATGTGTGTATCCCAGTCCTGAGACTCAAGCATGTTTACTTCTGACCTCATAAACTGCAAAGCCGATGGTCTCCAGGTCCAGGCCTTCCTTCCTCAGCTTTCGCCTGTTCTTCTGCATCACAGCAATCACCACGCTGCACAAGTCGTGGTTGTCGTCAGtgtgctgcagctccagcttgAACTGTGGGTTTGtccaaaatgtgtctgtgtgaagatgCAGAGCGTTTGAAGGTAGCCTAAGATATTTACACCAACTGAATGACATCTATATTCCTGCTGAATTCTGAAATTGTTTCATTATGAATTCTGCTGTTCTCACCAATGAAGTTCCTGCAGCCTCCAGCAGTGGAGCCGCGGATCCAGTTTCCCTCGAAAGCATTGACTTCCCATTGGTGCTTTGTGTCATCGGTCAGAGCATCAGGGGTCAAGTTGCAGATCTCCACTTTGTCATAGTTCTTTCTGAAGTCCCCAAACTCCATCCTGAAGTAAAAAACACCACTACTCTCAGCTCCAAAGTTGAACTGTACAGTTCAactttgtcacatttgtttctCATGACCCAACTAaatttttaacatttgtgaATATGAGTGAGATATTTTGGAGATTTTTTCAAGTGACTTATTCCACGtataacatatttaacattcaACCTTTAGGCTATCACAGATTACATCCTATAATTAGATTTCTTAATCTTTAAAGTGCAACAAACACATCCTGTTGACTCACCAGAATTCACCATCATCTAGTGAATTCTGCTGGAGGCGGGCTTTATCTGCTTTGTCGATATAATTCCATTCTCTGGaactgaaacagacaaaagacaaaactatCACAGAGaagcaataacaacaaaacaaactttatgtgttttcagtgtttttatatattttactttcacttcacctcaaatgtgttttaaaggttttaaagtgCTTCATAGGTTCAGAGCAGAACAAGATACAACAGCTTCACATTATACGTGTTCAACCACTTTACTGTGGATAGGTGGGGTTATAAGGGGTGTGGATATTCATCTGCTCAGACTCCACCCTTCCTTTGTCTACCTGACAAGCCTGTTCAGATCAGGTGTGATTTGAATTCAATCACTAACTTCAAAATTAAAAAGCTCTTGAATGaatagtaaaatgttttgacattttacttcACTGCAGTTACTTAAAATGCTTTGTTACTTTAGGAAAAAGTGCACATATTATACATACAATATTACAGGTTAAGGTTAGGTTAGACctgatataaaacaaaaaaaatcactggCTAATTAAGTTATTATTCTGAAATAAGAACTGTGTTCATTCTTACTTTACATATCATTTTGAATACAAGATTTTTACCTGTAATCGAGTAgtattgttacttttactcaAGAAAAAGATCAAAGTGCTTCACCCCTACTTACTacatattacattattttatacttttgaAAGTCGTGTTGTCGTCTTTATCTTACTTGTCACTCCAGGGGCCGTTCCACTCAACCTCACCCCAGGGGTTTCGGATTCGGATCAGCTGGATATTCTGACCTCTGAAATTCAcctaaaaacagagaaaaacttcATTTGCTTATTGTGACAGTAAAACTTTAATTGGACCCTCGGGTGACACTGTTCTGCAGCAGAAATCACTGCGTGTCCTGACAAACACGttatataaaagttaaaagtctGCCACTGAACAAAAAGGATATAAGTATAAACAAGATCCAGAAATAGCGTCACCCTCTGACTGAGGCTGTTTAAACTGTACTGAAACTAAAATCATGGCTTGATATTATATTGAACAGTGTGGGGGTGCATGTAATCCCAAAACACATTCTGTATGTATGGAATTTGGTTCTTTCAGTTCCCGAACACTTACAGGGttttgttaaaagaaaagatcATGCAGATCATGATGGTggcatcacatttaaaatgatagcaaatattttaatcagtccatataaaatattaaaccagATGTGAGCTCTCTGGATGGGTGTCTCACCATGTCCAAGCCTGTGATGGAGTACGCATGTCCTTTCACCAGGCCTGTGGTCGTCTTGGCTTCAGACTCTGCAGAGCTGGTAATCTGGTACATAAAGAACCAACAGAGGTTTAAAACTGAAgagctgagctgaagcagtagaaataataatgaatctgtgtttctgcatgtcTTTACATCAATAGAGCATCCCATCAAGGAGCCTCGGTCCAGAGCTTTCTTCATGATGGTGAACAAGTTTTCTGACGCACTCTTAGTTTCATATGTTTCCCCCACACCACCCGTGAAATCCTCCATGGCCTCCATGGTGCTGCCGCCCTTCAGGGCCTCGTAGCTGCCGTTCAgtctaaaacaaaataaaaaacagaacagcagagtGATTAACATGAAAAAAGGTCAAATTTGgattcatttgcatttacacaAGCAGCAATTTGTGAAACAGTGAAGAGGGATCGTTTTGATGACCCCTGATCAGATAAAGAGTGAACAACAGTTCTAATCAGCAGCGGTCACCTCAGTCAGGCTGTAGGTGAAGCTACCATGTGTCACTTTGTTTGAAAGTGTTTTGACATAAAAATGTTTGGTTTAGTTAAAGACATTATATCTGTGCATCTTTCAGGAACTGGAAAGAatttaaaacagagagagatttcTGAATGGATCCTGGTTTTgcattacattaacatttccATCCACATCACGAGGACTCTGTGAAGGATGACTGGAGGTAAAGTCTAAAATGAATGAGAAGTGTTATTACTTGGCGTAGGCTTTCTCCATCAGGGCGCTCCAGAACTCGTTGTTGGAGACAGAGTGAAGCATGATGAGTTTATTTCTAACGGACGGCAGCCTGTCGTCCACCACCACGTCCAGCCACTTGTTGTGCTGCCAGAACTGAGGAAACAGAGAAGGTGTCACAACACAGCTCATCGTTTGTTCTCTGTAACACGCATCAGATTTGGGAAAtttataaagacacaaaaagtgAAAACGATGCAGCTCTCAGAATTACAAGTCGGACGCTGACGTGTCTGGTTTAGCCATTAGTATGAATATTATTTCTTAATGCATCACGTTAAAGAAGATTTAGAATTTCTGCAGACTGTATTTTTAACATTAGCACATTGCTGTGCTTGTGTGGAAAACTGAATTGAGTTCCTTCATAGACCGTTTTTGTGACATGtatttactgtctgtctgttgtgttATCTGTGCATTTTCAAAggttgagttttattttaacttccctaaaaaacactaaaaggaaaaaaaacattagagaaGTCACAATGAAGCTCACAATGATACCTGGAAGTGAAAGATGCCGGCATATCTGCTGTCGAACTCCTGGTCTCGGGGGATGACTCTGGCCATAAGTTCTGGTCTGAGGGTCAGGGATGCGATAGCTGCCAGAAGCCAGCAGTCGCCTGCGGTACCGAACAGGTGCATCATGGGTAAATGAGTAAAAGACGtgaagataaaaataacaaattaacTCATGCAGATAATGTGAGTACCGACCGAGTTGTCCTTGGCAGATGTCCGTCCTGTCTGCACCACCGACGATGAACTTCGGGTCACTGCAGAGCTCctgaagacaaacaggaaaagaaacaggttggtttattttttttaaaaatgaataaatgacagGTGAGAGTGGTGACAATAGGTGTGTTCACATTCCAGGCATCTTAATCAGCCTGAAATCCCAGTCAGTGGAGCACAAAATACACTCCACACCACAGACAGGCAGCTGAGGCATTCAAACTGAAGGAACGCCCAACAGAGAAATGTGTAGGGATTTTAACGAGTGCTGGTCGGCGCCCAGTTTTAGTTAAAGATGCTGGAACTGATCTGAAGAGATATCGTAGGTGTAAAGTAGCATAAGAGACTTAAGACAAGCAAACATCACAAAGATTTAAAGACTGCATGACAAAAGTCTGAAGCTGATCAAACTCAATAAacctcagagctgctgcagacggAGTCCCCAAAGTTTTACTGTGCACAGCAGTAAAACGTGAAAATAAAGTCCACACATGGAGTTCAGAGAGAAAACATCCCTTACTCGTGGTTCTATTTACTCAGTTTTCTCGCTAAACTGGTTTTGCGGCTACAGATGAAtacatactttttgtttttatttcttatacaTGATAAAACCAACTTAAAATAcaatttctgtttatttttatgtatattgtatattgtgcTTCTGATTCTCTGTCTAGTGATGCTGCCAGAACCCTTCAATCAACTGCTAGAGGCGGCTTTATGAGATTTTGTGAGACATTTAAAACCAGGTTAATAAGTCACATCAGATTTATCACTGAAGATAATGGGAATATGGAAACAAATGTGGAGCTAAAACTAAATACATGACTGACAGAACCTCTCCTGAGACAATCAGTTCACCTGGAAACTGCAACATTTTCCTCATTTAACTAATAAAATCTGCAATCTATTTTTCAAGcagacagttttcttttctaGCACTTCTCTGGATGCTCCTTTCACCACAGCATCAGGCCCTTAAAGCTACAAACTCTAAATGTTCTGTGCTTTCATACCTTTGGCCTCTTCCATTCAATATTGACAGGAACACTCTCGCTGAAGAAGAGCGAGGAGCCTTTAGCAGGAAAGTCTGGGTCCTCGAACAGGACCCCCTTCTGCAGACATTCGTTCCTCAGCTGCTGGAAGGTCTTCCCGTCGGACTGCGTGCTCTCGGCCTCGATCGAGCCGG encodes the following:
- the capn9 gene encoding calpain-9 isoform X1; this encodes MPLQSNVSASSSGSIEAESTQSDGKTFQQLRNECLQKGVLFEDPDFPAKGSSLFFSESVPVNIEWKRPKELCSDPKFIVGGADRTDICQGQLGDCWLLAAIASLTLRPELMARVIPRDQEFDSRYAGIFHFQFWQHNKWLDVVVDDRLPSVRNKLIMLHSVSNNEFWSALMEKAYAKLNGSYEALKGGSTMEAMEDFTGGVGETYETKSASENLFTIMKKALDRGSLMGCSIDITSSAESEAKTTTGLVKGHAYSITGLDMVNFRGQNIQLIRIRNPWGEVEWNGPWSDNSREWNYIDKADKARLQQNSLDDGEFWMEFGDFRKNYDKVEICNLTPDALTDDTKHQWEVNAFEGNWIRGSTAGGCRNFIDTFWTNPQFKLELQHTDDNHDLCSVVIAVMQKNRRKLRKEGLDLETIGFAVYEAPDDEDQVGKDFFRYHPSKARSRTYINMREVSERFTLPPGKYLLVPTTFQPHQEADFLVRIFSEKKAEALEMGSNVVADLPAPPIPNPPQAETNEEKGLRKLFEQLAGDDQAISVRELQQLLNGVLSRRKEIKFDGLSLSTCHSIINLMDVDNTGMLEFQEFKVFWEKMKKWIMLFLAFDTDRSGKMSSYELRSALNAAGMRLNNQLLQLIGLRFADEDYEIDFDDYLTCIVRLENMFRAFQALDKFKRGRVKMNIMQFLMLSMNV
- the capn9 gene encoding calpain-9 isoform X2, whose translation is MPLQSNVSASSSGSIEAESTQSDGKTFQQLRNECLQKGVLFEDPDFPAKGSSLFFSESVPVNIEWKRPKELCSDPKFIVGGADRTDICQGQLGDCWLLAAIASLTLRPELMARVIPRDQEFDSRYAGIFHFQFWQHNKWLDVVVDDRLPSVRNKLIMLHSVSNNEFWSALMEKAYAKLNGSYEALKGGSTMEAMEDFTGGVGETYETKSASENLFTIMKKALDRGSLMGCSIDVKTCRNTDSLLFLLLQLSSSVLNLCWFFMYQITSSAESEAKTTTGLVKGHAYSITGLDMVNFRGQNIQLIRIRNPWGEVEWNGPWSDNSREWNYIDKADKARLQQNSLDDGEFWMEFGDFRKNYDKVEICNLTPDALTDDTKHQWEVNAFEGNWIRGSTAGGCRNFIDTFWTNPQFKLELQHTDDNHDLCSVVIAVMQKNRRKLRKEGLDLETIGFAVYEAPDDEDQVGKDFFRYHPSKARSRTYINMREVSERFTLPPGKYLLVPTTFQPHQEADFLVRIFSEKKAEALEMGSNVVADLPAPPIPNPPQAETNEEKGLRKLFEQLAGDDQAISVRELQQLLNGVLSRRKEIKFDGLSLSTCHSIINLMDVDNTGMLEFQEFKVFWEKMKKWIMLFLAFDTDRSGKMSSYELRSALNAAGMRLNNQLLQLIGLRFADEDYEIDFDDYLTCIVRLENMFRAFQALDKFKRGRVKMNIMQFLMLSMNV